In the genome of Chryseobacterium phocaeense, the window GCTTCCCTGGCTTCTTGTGGTCTGAAACTGAATATCTTTTTCACTGAAACTGATTTTTTCCAGTTCTTCCAGCTCAAAAACGCCGATGAACCAGTTGCTTCTTTTATGAAGTTTCCTGAAGGTACTTTTTCCGGTCCAGCATATGCTTCCCAGCCAGGTTCTTAAAAATACATCCAGGTCTTTTCCTTTTAAAAGAATGGTTACCGATTTCAAAGTCAGGTTTTCATCCCCATTTTCACGGTGGATGATTTCGTAGGCTGTATTATTATTTTTAACTTCTTCAAGGAAGACCTTCAGCACCTTCGCAGTGACCCACTGGCATTCTAAAGGTCCTCTTCCCGAGGTGATCTGTATGATTTTTTCCATTTTTAATTCACTTTTGGAATTTCACTTAATTTAGGGTGTCCTACAGGATCAATCCCTTTCTGCAATAAATCTTTAGCCGCCATTACCGCCCAGCATTTATCACTGGAATGGATATTTCTGTAAAAGGTCAGTAAGGTTTCCGGATTAACCACGGTAAAATCATTGATTTCAATAGTTTCAAGATCATTTCTTTCAAAAAAATCGATGGTAATCCTGTGAGATTTTCCGTTTTCCAACTCTGCCGTTTTTTCATATCTGCGGAAGTTTTCCTCACTCTGCAGGTGGTCGTAGCGGGTCCAGACTTTCTGAAATCCTTCCTGCATGAGGATCATAACCGCTTCTCCAGCATTTTCTTTTCTTACAAAAACATCAATATCCTTGTGGTCGTGGGCATGCTTATATTCCGTATGCCCTTCTTCGGACATAAAATGCCAGGCCCAACCGCCCGATATAATGACCTTATCTTTTAATTTATTTAAAATTTCGAGTCCGTGCAGGATTCTAAACTCCGGCCAGACTTCTCCGTATCTTTTTATATTATGAGGTGCTCCCATTTTTTTGTTTTTTGTTAATAGTTGCCGGTTTCCGGTTATCAGTACTGGTTTTTCAACCGACAACTGAAAACCAGCAACTTCTGTTATTTATCCATTCTCACAATTCTGGGTTGAAAAGTTCCGAGAATGTCTACCAGTTCACTTTGTGCGTTCATCACTTCGTGAATGTCCTTGTACGCCATTGGTGCTTCTTCCGTATTTCCGCCTATCAGCGTAACCTTTTTTAGCTTCAGCTCTTTTTTGATGTCATTCTGGGTGAAAAGACTTCTGCATTCTCCTCTTGAATGGGCTCTTCCTGCTCCATGCGATGCCGAGTTCAGGGAATCGGGATTTCCTTTTCCACGAACGATAAACCCTTTTGCGGTCATAGAACCCGGAATCATTCCCAGCTCGTTTTTATTGGCAGGTGTGGCTCCTTTTCTGTGGACAATCACTTCTTTCCCATTATGAATTTCTCTCCACGCAAAATTGTGATGGTTCTCTATTCTGGCTTTCACTCTTCCTCCCACGGCTTTTACAAGCCTTCTGTGGATATCATCATGACATGCGGATGCGTAATCTCCGGCAAGGTTCATCGCCGTCCAGTATTCCAGACCGAGATGCGTATTCAGATCCAGCCATGCAAACTGTTGGGCTTCTTTTGGAAGCGGGCACTGTTCTGCGGCCACTCTTGAATAATATTGTGCAATCTCAGCTCCTAACCCTCGGGATCCGCTGTGAGACAATATTCCCAGGTATCTTCCCTTCGGAAGCCCGATCTGCTCATCTTCTTCCGTAATTTCCACTTCCCCGAATTCCACAAAGTGATTTCCGCCGCCGGAAGATCCCATCTGTTTAATGGCTTTTCCTTTCAATCTTCTCAAAACCGGGATCATATCGAAGGTATCCCTCTCAAAGATTTCATGATCAATATGAGATTTGTGGGTTTCGTACATCCCGAATTTGGTATGTTCAGCAAGGGCTTTTTCATATTTATCCCTTGCTCCGTCAAGGTATGAAACCGGAATATCCAAAATACTGAGGCTCATCCTGCAGCCAATGTCCATTCCTACTCCGTAGGGGATCACTGCGTTTTCTACCGCCAGAACACCGCCTATCGGAAGTCCGTACCCACTGTGTGCATCGGGCATCAAGGCTCCCTGTACAGAAACCGGCAGTTTTAAAGCTGTGTACAGCTGGTTTTTTGCTTCTTCAGAAATATTATTTCCAAAGATCTGAAACGGGACGCGCTGCGTATTGAGCATTCTTTTCTCTGTTTTTCTGGACGAAAGCAATGATTCCGCAATCTGTCCGAAAGTCAGGTCTTTTTCAAAGCTTTCCGGATTCAGGAGGATTTCTTTTAAAATAGATTTTACATGATGAATATTTTTGGTTGCAAAATTTCTTTTCATGACCTCCAAAGCCACGTTAACACTTTGATTATTCGGATATCCGAGTTTTAATATATCTTTTCCTTTTAGTTTTAAATTTCCCATTGTTTTAATTTTTAAGACATAAGATGTCAGACACAAGATTCAAGACTTTGATCTGTGTATAACTATTTTCATCAACTAACATATTAGTTGAACGGTTTGTGTGAAGAACAGCACGCAGGAATCCTGATAAGGCTCAATAATCCTGTTCTTTTTAATATTGATAAAATTTCGGGAAACCGGAGTTTGTAGTATTGCGCAATAAAAAACCCGAAATCTTTACGACTTCGGGCTTTGATATTTCGTTGTACTATTATTCTAAGAGTATACCAAACCACGAAGCCTTACCACCATAAGGGGTACTCCAGCTAAAGAATTTTGATTCAATTTGAACATTGCTTCGTTGTTTTTAAATTGGTTAAACTTGATTTTCAGGTGCAAATATAATATTTTTTCTGAATATCAAAATATTTTTTTTATTTCAAATGGATCAGGCTTAGAAAAATACCATCTATCACGCTGGTCATTTTCGGAAGATCCAGCGTTTCCAAAGTATCGGTTGTCTCGTGATAATTTTTATTCCTGAAAAATGAGGTATCGGTGATCATCAGGGCAGAATAGCCGAATTTCCAGTAATTGAGATGATCCGAGAAATCGGTTCCTTTTACGAATTTCGGTGCTGTAAAGGTTTCCGTTTTGATCTGATTGGCTTCTTTAAAGTTAGTGGTGAAATGGTTCACGAAATCTCCGGCACTAAACTTTTTGACGAGGGTGATAAAATCCCCTTTATTACCATAAACCCATGACAATACACCTAACGGATAACTTTGGGAGTCTTTTTCGTCCCTGAAATACCCGATCATTTCCACACTTGCCATTCCGTAAACCTCAATATGATGATCTTTGAGGTATTTAGCATGGATATAGCTTCCCATATTCTCAGTTCTGAAGTACGGAGGTTCTTCCAGGGTATAGGCTACGAGATCGATCCTGTAGTTCAGTTTCTGACCTTTAAGCATTCTGGCCAGTTCGAGTAAGGCTGTTACCCCGGTTGCATTGTCATCCGCTCCCTGTTGGTCTCCGCAGACATCGTAATGAGCTCCAATGATGATTCTCTTTTTGTTCTCCGTCCCGAAAGATGAGATCACATTTTTATAGATCCTTCCATCAACATGGTATTCCTGGAAGGCTGTACTGTCACTGTATTTACTGAAATTCTGCTGAATATAATCTGCTACAGTATTCAGCTGGTCAATATTTTTATAATTCCGGAATTTTGGGGTTTGTGTAAGGGCCTGCAGATGGCTTTTCACCAGATTAATATCTGCCGGCACCGGAGACTTCTGTACCGGCCGGTCTTTGCAGTCTGCTGCGAAACAAAACACGGCTATAAAAATCAAGCCTGCAACAATAATGATCTTATTAGCTGCAGGCTTTCTTATATTTTTAAAATTCATCTCTCGGCTGGTTTAAGTTGGAATTCCTGAAATTAACACTTTTCCACCAAACCTTGCAGAGACGATGCATTTTTATTCTTCAGGAAATTAATCTTTTGACCCCAGGCTGTCCATATCATCATCCATTCCTTTGATTTCATTGGAATGATATACTCTTTCTGATCCAAGAAAATAAATATTGTGTCTTGCCTTTGCTATAATTCCGTTATACTCGTGCTCTGTCATCCCTTCAGGAATTGTATCGCGGGTTTCTGACGGTCTCCGGTATACTTCAAGCGCACCGTTGTCATTTAAAACAGTTTTCGCTCTTTGTGCCTGCTCGAGATCATCCGTGTATACAATAACATTGCTTCTTCCTATGCTGTGCTTGCGATAGGCATCCAACATTTCTGCATCGTGAGCGAACACATAGTCGAAAAAACCTTTTGTCTGCTCATCTTCGTGGAAATCACCTGATAATCCACTTTCTACTTTAGACTTTGACACAATAATATTTGCGTCGTCAAAGCCTTTTTCTCTTAAATCTTTTTTAATTTCCTCTGTATCTACAGTCACCGGAAATACTGAAACTACTGTATAAGCCATAATGAAATTTTTCACTTAAACTATACAAAAGCTGTGCAAGTTATGTCTTAGGAAAAAGTTAATTTAAAAATTTCTCTAAAATTTCCACGGCACATTTGGGAAGATTGGTTCCGGGACCAAAGATAAAATCTGCCCCGTTCGCATACAGAAATTCATAGTCCTGCTGCGGAATAACGCCTCCTACCACAATGGTTACATCATCTGCCCCCAGTTTCTTCAGC includes:
- the prfH gene encoding peptide chain release factor H, with product MEKIIQITSGRGPLECQWVTAKVLKVFLEEVKNNNTAYEIIHRENGDENLTLKSVTILLKGKDLDVFLRTWLGSICWTGKSTFRKLHKRSNWFIGVFELEELEKISFSEKDIQFQTTRSQGSGGQNVNKVNTAVRAVHVPTGESVFAQDSRSQLENKKLAVMRLKEKVTGLYIRQLEKRMQDTWNNHLQVQRGNPVRTFSGTDFKKNYQDKSFKKQRNILKKELKNDRYDLN
- a CDS encoding nucleotidyltransferase family protein; this translates as MGAPHNIKRYGEVWPEFRILHGLEILNKLKDKVIISGGWAWHFMSEEGHTEYKHAHDHKDIDVFVRKENAGEAVMILMQEGFQKVWTRYDHLQSEENFRRYEKTAELENGKSHRITIDFFERNDLETIEINDFTVVNPETLLTFYRNIHSSDKCWAVMAAKDLLQKGIDPVGHPKLSEIPKVN
- a CDS encoding RtcB family protein encodes the protein MGNLKLKGKDILKLGYPNNQSVNVALEVMKRNFATKNIHHVKSILKEILLNPESFEKDLTFGQIAESLLSSRKTEKRMLNTQRVPFQIFGNNISEEAKNQLYTALKLPVSVQGALMPDAHSGYGLPIGGVLAVENAVIPYGVGMDIGCRMSLSILDIPVSYLDGARDKYEKALAEHTKFGMYETHKSHIDHEIFERDTFDMIPVLRRLKGKAIKQMGSSGGGNHFVEFGEVEITEEDEQIGLPKGRYLGILSHSGSRGLGAEIAQYYSRVAAEQCPLPKEAQQFAWLDLNTHLGLEYWTAMNLAGDYASACHDDIHRRLVKAVGGRVKARIENHHNFAWREIHNGKEVIVHRKGATPANKNELGMIPGSMTAKGFIVRGKGNPDSLNSASHGAGRAHSRGECRSLFTQNDIKKELKLKKVTLIGGNTEEAPMAYKDIHEVMNAQSELVDILGTFQPRIVRMDK
- a CDS encoding M28 family peptidase, whose product is MNFKNIRKPAANKIIIVAGLIFIAVFCFAADCKDRPVQKSPVPADINLVKSHLQALTQTPKFRNYKNIDQLNTVADYIQQNFSKYSDSTAFQEYHVDGRIYKNVISSFGTENKKRIIIGAHYDVCGDQQGADDNATGVTALLELARMLKGQKLNYRIDLVAYTLEEPPYFRTENMGSYIHAKYLKDHHIEVYGMASVEMIGYFRDEKDSQSYPLGVLSWVYGNKGDFITLVKKFSAGDFVNHFTTNFKEANQIKTETFTAPKFVKGTDFSDHLNYWKFGYSALMITDTSFFRNKNYHETTDTLETLDLPKMTSVIDGIFLSLIHLK